In a single window of the Caproicibacterium sp. BJN0003 genome:
- a CDS encoding phytoene desaturase family protein gives MKRVNKIAIIGGGISGLAAGIWGQKQGFQTVIFDKNSAPGGFCAGWKAGVQQVGFCFRGLIGTKENTVLNHLWRETRALGNTLIIQPESFLSVSENDRSITLWQDLERFEREAKKLSPEDAPTISMFCDAIRTIAEYEIPAQKPDELLGPLERLKAGNKEAEKLLQKASEVSMKQFVNEFRNPVLRRLFSSVQPQNGTLASFLFQYAMFVSGNYGLPVGGAAAMARRMAEQYQRLGGVLRLNATVEQILTANGAARGVELHSGERYFAHWTIAACDPDITTHHLIPPNTELDKNFQQRYEDRLHNPIFTGFYCAFRTNQDPGLMLHMQDFEVEPFSIGKTLINRLCLIQSSYDSQLGQNANAQFVCLIPQAEESYNYWEELSQNEVLYEAETNKIMKKVLEQLRKRFPELDLKPVCCAAPDFFSRRFGAYHGTWSPFVTLPGIKYQPMPFTVPGVRRLLLSGQWMHAEGGLHAALIEGRFSIQRICHKERLPFSE, from the coding sequence TTGAAAAGAGTCAATAAAATTGCCATTATTGGTGGTGGTATTTCCGGACTTGCTGCCGGAATCTGGGGGCAGAAGCAAGGATTCCAAACGGTTATTTTTGATAAGAACAGTGCGCCCGGCGGCTTTTGTGCCGGATGGAAAGCAGGAGTGCAGCAGGTTGGATTTTGTTTTCGCGGGCTGATTGGAACAAAAGAAAATACGGTGTTAAACCATTTATGGAGAGAGACAAGGGCTCTTGGGAATACATTGATTATTCAGCCGGAAAGTTTTTTAAGTGTTTCGGAAAATGATAGGTCTATTACACTTTGGCAGGATTTGGAACGCTTTGAACGTGAGGCAAAGAAGCTTTCTCCCGAGGATGCTCCCACTATTTCCATGTTTTGCGATGCAATTCGTACGATTGCAGAGTATGAAATTCCGGCCCAAAAGCCGGATGAACTTTTAGGACCTTTAGAGCGCTTAAAAGCTGGGAATAAAGAAGCAGAAAAGCTTTTGCAGAAAGCCTCTGAAGTCAGTATGAAGCAGTTTGTTAATGAGTTCAGAAACCCGGTGCTGCGGCGCCTATTTTCTTCAGTTCAGCCCCAGAATGGAACATTGGCGTCATTTTTGTTTCAGTATGCGATGTTCGTCAGCGGAAACTATGGGCTTCCCGTTGGGGGCGCTGCTGCTATGGCAAGGAGAATGGCGGAGCAATATCAGCGTCTCGGCGGAGTTTTGCGGCTAAATGCCACGGTTGAGCAGATCTTGACGGCGAATGGAGCGGCAAGAGGAGTTGAATTGCACAGCGGTGAACGCTATTTTGCGCATTGGACGATTGCGGCATGTGATCCGGATATTACGACTCATCATCTGATTCCCCCTAATACAGAATTAGATAAAAATTTTCAACAGCGATATGAAGACCGACTTCACAATCCAATTTTCACCGGCTTTTACTGCGCTTTTCGTACGAACCAGGATCCCGGACTGATGCTGCATATGCAGGATTTTGAGGTGGAACCTTTTTCAATCGGAAAAACTTTGATTAACCGTCTCTGTCTGATACAGTCAAGCTATGATTCTCAACTGGGTCAAAATGCGAACGCTCAGTTTGTGTGTCTGATTCCACAGGCGGAAGAGAGTTACAATTATTGGGAGGAATTATCTCAAAACGAAGTTCTGTATGAGGCGGAGACCAATAAAATTATGAAAAAAGTGCTGGAACAGCTTCGAAAAAGATTTCCTGAATTGGATTTAAAACCTGTATGCTGTGCGGCACCGGATTTTTTCAGCCGACGTTTTGGCGCTTATCACGGAACTTGGAGCCCGTTTGTTACACTGCCGGGGATTAAATATCAGCCGATGCCGTTTACGGTGCCGGGAGTTCGTCGGCTGCTTCTTTCTGGTCAATGGATGCATGCAGAAGGCGGTCTTCATGCCGCACTGATCGAGGGCCGCTTTTCAATTCAGCGTATTTGTCATAAAGAACGACTGCCGTTTTCTGAATAA
- a CDS encoding HD domain-containing protein has product MMWDSVDLKAYHDCVADLLGTKEVNEMRDLDHHAHISCYEHSVFVSYLSFRICRRLHIDYRAAARGGLLHDLFLYDWHTDPHEGMHGFSHPKAALKNAKELCPLTPKEEDIILKHMWPLTLRQVPKYRESFVVSGADKLCALMEMFSFYRILKIKRHLALAV; this is encoded by the coding sequence ATGATGTGGGATTCTGTAGATTTAAAAGCATATCATGATTGTGTTGCTGATCTTTTGGGAACAAAAGAAGTCAATGAAATGCGCGATCTGGACCACCACGCACATATTAGCTGTTATGAACACTCTGTGTTTGTTTCCTATTTAAGTTTTCGAATCTGCCGTAGGCTGCATATTGATTATCGGGCGGCTGCCAGAGGAGGACTTTTACATGATTTGTTTCTTTATGATTGGCATACGGACCCACATGAGGGAATGCACGGATTTTCTCATCCGAAAGCAGCACTAAAAAATGCAAAGGAATTATGCCCGCTGACTCCTAAAGAGGAGGATATTATTTTAAAGCATATGTGGCCTCTTACTTTGCGTCAGGTTCCAAAATATCGTGAGTCTTTTGTCGTTTCGGGGGCTGATAAGCTCTGTGCATTGATGGAGATGTTTTCATTTTATAGAATTTTGAAAATCAAACGCCACCTCGCTCTAGCAGTTTAA
- a CDS encoding sodium-dependent transporter — protein sequence MQEREKFSSRLGFLLISAGCAIGLGNVWRFPYITGKYGGGAFVLVYLFFLLILGLPIMVMEFSVGRASQKSAARSFHVLEPAGSKWHLYSYGAIAGNFLLMMFYTTVAGWMLDYFVKFLRGEFQGRSPEEVKTVFGTMLTNSGEMTFWMVVVVLLGFGICAMGLKDGVERINKVMMVSLFVVMIILAVRSVTLPGASEGMKFYLLPDFGRMMEAGFGEAVFAAMGQAFFTLSLGIGALAIFGSYIGKDRSLTGESIRIAGLDTFVALVAGMIIFPACFAFNIPTDSGPGLVFITLPNVFEQMSGGRIWGALFFLFMSFAALSTVIAVFENLCAFGMELKHWSRKKAVLINLVLVLVLSLPCVLGFNLWSGFTPFGAGSTVQDLEDFLVSNNLLPLGSLVYLLFCVSKKGWGWDHFIEEANSGEGLKFPKSIRFYVTWVLPFIVLLIFVQGYLAKFWPGVFNV from the coding sequence ATGCAAGAGAGAGAAAAGTTTTCATCGCGCCTAGGATTTCTGCTGATTTCCGCAGGATGTGCAATCGGTCTTGGCAATGTTTGGAGATTCCCTTATATTACAGGGAAATATGGCGGCGGTGCATTTGTGCTGGTGTACCTATTTTTCCTTTTAATTCTGGGACTGCCAATTATGGTCATGGAATTTTCAGTGGGGCGTGCAAGTCAAAAGAGCGCAGCGCGTTCTTTTCATGTTTTGGAGCCTGCGGGCAGTAAATGGCATCTCTACAGTTATGGAGCAATCGCGGGAAACTTTTTGCTGATGATGTTCTATACGACGGTTGCCGGCTGGATGCTGGATTATTTTGTGAAATTTTTAAGAGGCGAATTTCAGGGGCGTTCTCCGGAAGAAGTGAAAACCGTTTTCGGAACGATGCTTACGAATTCCGGTGAAATGACCTTTTGGATGGTTGTTGTGGTTCTGCTGGGCTTTGGAATTTGTGCCATGGGGCTCAAAGACGGAGTAGAGCGGATTAATAAAGTTATGATGGTCAGCCTATTTGTGGTAATGATTATTTTGGCGGTTCGTTCGGTAACACTGCCGGGTGCCTCAGAAGGAATGAAATTTTATCTGCTGCCGGATTTTGGGCGTATGATGGAAGCAGGCTTCGGAGAAGCTGTTTTTGCAGCGATGGGACAGGCTTTCTTTACTCTCAGCCTTGGAATCGGTGCGCTTGCTATTTTCGGCAGCTATATTGGAAAGGACCGTTCTCTGACAGGCGAAAGCATCAGAATCGCCGGATTGGATACCTTTGTCGCTCTGGTTGCAGGCATGATTATTTTTCCGGCATGCTTTGCATTTAATATTCCGACAGACAGCGGCCCGGGACTTGTATTTATTACCTTGCCGAATGTTTTTGAACAAATGTCCGGGGGAAGAATCTGGGGTGCGCTTTTCTTCCTATTTATGAGCTTTGCAGCTTTGAGCACCGTAATTGCTGTCTTTGAAAACTTGTGCGCCTTTGGAATGGAGCTCAAACACTGGAGCCGGAAAAAAGCGGTCTTAATTAATTTAGTTCTCGTTTTGGTCCTCTCGCTTCCCTGTGTATTGGGCTTTAATCTGTGGAGCGGATTTACTCCTTTTGGTGCGGGTTCAACGGTACAGGATCTCGAGGACTTTTTGGTGAGTAACAATCTTCTTCCATTAGGCAGTCTTGTTTATTTACTATTTTGTGTTTCGAAAAAAGGCTGGGGTTGGGATCACTTTATCGAAGAAGCGAATAGTGGTGAAGGCCTTAAATTTCCAAAATCGATTCGCTTTTATGTGACTTGGGTGCTGCCCTTTATTGTGCTGTTGATTTTTGTACAGGGATATCTGGCAAAATTCTGGCCGGGAGTTTTTAATGTCTGA
- a CDS encoding NAD(P)/FAD-dependent oxidoreductase, with amino-acid sequence MRQFDYDLLVIGAGPAGIFTALEMNRLAPEKKVLVIDSGSAIAKRTCPARTSGQCVHCKTCNIMNGWAGAGAFSDGKLSLSEEVGGHITDFMSTQEAEKMIHYCDEIYLKFGAPKKVFGEGNKFADKIAYEARKENIQLIHCPVRHMGTEYSFQVLSAMYDYLAAQPNFEFRAHTTADTIFVEDGRACGAYLLGPDGKKELVRAKRVVAAPGRGGADWLNRISKETGLSVTNNEVDIGVRVEVPNAVMDHLTKNLYEAKLIYYSDTFENKVRTFCMNPGGIVSEEHYDGPNGGIAVVNGHSYADEDRHSDNTNFALLVSTKFTQPFHQPIEYGRYIAQLGNMLTGGGIMVQRLGDLLLGRRTDETRLQKSTTIPTLKNAVPGDLSFVLPHRHLTSIVETLRALDKLAPGLYSRNTLLYGVEVKFYSAKVAVNQNFETQLPALYAIGDGAGITRGLMQASVTGVMAARHIIESLKETN; translated from the coding sequence ATGAGACAATTTGACTATGATTTATTAGTAATTGGAGCTGGCCCTGCGGGAATATTTACCGCTTTGGAAATGAATCGGCTGGCGCCTGAAAAGAAAGTTCTGGTGATAGATTCCGGCAGCGCAATTGCCAAAAGAACATGTCCGGCCAGAACCAGCGGTCAATGTGTACATTGTAAGACCTGCAATATTATGAACGGCTGGGCAGGAGCCGGAGCATTTTCAGACGGAAAACTTTCTCTTTCGGAGGAAGTTGGCGGGCATATTACGGATTTTATGAGCACACAGGAAGCGGAAAAGATGATTCATTACTGCGATGAAATCTATCTGAAATTTGGTGCGCCCAAAAAAGTGTTTGGAGAAGGCAACAAATTTGCCGATAAGATTGCCTATGAAGCCCGCAAGGAAAATATTCAGCTGATTCATTGCCCGGTACGTCATATGGGAACGGAATACAGCTTTCAAGTTCTCAGCGCTATGTATGATTATTTAGCTGCACAGCCGAATTTCGAGTTCCGTGCGCATACGACTGCCGATACTATTTTTGTAGAAGACGGCCGTGCCTGTGGAGCATATCTTTTAGGACCGGACGGAAAAAAAGAACTTGTGAGGGCTAAGCGTGTTGTGGCAGCCCCCGGCCGCGGCGGTGCAGACTGGTTGAATCGAATCAGCAAAGAAACCGGGCTGTCAGTTACCAATAATGAAGTGGATATTGGAGTGCGGGTAGAAGTACCGAATGCGGTGATGGATCACCTGACGAAAAATCTTTATGAAGCAAAATTGATTTATTATTCTGATACTTTTGAGAATAAAGTGCGTACTTTTTGCATGAATCCCGGAGGAATCGTCAGCGAAGAACATTATGATGGACCTAACGGAGGAATTGCAGTTGTAAATGGGCATTCCTATGCAGATGAAGATCGCCACAGCGATAATACAAACTTTGCACTGCTTGTTTCCACAAAATTTACGCAGCCGTTCCATCAGCCGATTGAATATGGGCGATATATCGCCCAGTTGGGGAATATGCTTACCGGCGGCGGAATTATGGTACAGCGGCTGGGAGATTTGCTTTTGGGGCGCCGTACCGATGAGACGCGGCTGCAGAAAAGCACTACGATCCCGACGCTGAAAAATGCGGTGCCGGGAGATCTTTCTTTCGTTCTGCCACATCGTCATTTGACTTCTATTGTAGAGACGCTGCGGGCGCTTGATAAGCTGGCGCCGGGTCTCTACAGCAGAAATACGCTGCTTTATGGAGTGGAAGTTAAGTTCTATTCCGCTAAAGTCGCGGTCAATCAAAACTTTGAAACGCAGCTTCCGGCACTTTATGCGATCGGTGACGGCGCCGGGATTACTCGTGGATTGATGCAGGCATCTGTTACCGGGGTCATGGCAGCTCGTCATATTATAGAAAGCCTGAAAGAAACAAATTAA
- the pglX gene encoding BREX-1 system adenine-specific DNA-methyltransferase PglX produces the protein MDKSAVREVAQKARQQLEEMVQKNLSALHACRLSGDDAFRRDILLKEEEQQGTLALCKKAAYRFFRELIAVRYMELNGYLPYRVLSSQKSNTVEPDFLAHWLLTHQDTLDRDALFTKLFQRTCLSLASQMPDYFPVPDEMDLLLSLSYRKGVVRTLCDGLSEEEWLGQVELIGWLYQSYHLQEKNAAIDLYAGKVKMKNLTAATQFFTTDWVVRYMVENSLGRVWLEGHPESRLRREMPYYLDLPEETKRAPMEPRDLKILDPCMGGGHILVYAFELLLKIYSECGVPPKRAASLILQDNLYGLDIDERSRELTAFALLMKARSCDPDIFEKGVTLHFAAIHHSRKIDKEALHYASGGNEALYDDLQKLTAAFYYGDQFGSILNAPKVDLKALKSRFSVIRGEQYPDNLFRMEAQRKALQELWPLVCQAEIMGQKYMCVVTNPPYLNHMDKPLRNYVDKNFPDYNNDLFAVFMVHNFDFCKEDGYCAFMTPFVWMFIKSYESLRRFLIQEKSVSSLIQMEYSAFEEATVPLCSFVLQNQKEKYPGIYLRLTDYKGGMEEQKKRVLYDSLHPDSKDRFEASLKDFREIPGMPFAYWADRNVGRAFQEGAPLGKVAQISNGLFTCNNQRFLRFWYEVEPEEIDFWCEDESDCRMSGKRWFPYNKGGAFRKWYGNQLYVVDFADFGRDICAYRIKSGQSAAMPGRQNYFQPSLSWSFVSSSTFGVRYYPKGFVFDIAGSSIFPPKEDRLYRLGFLNSSTAFQILGFLNPTLNYQAGNLALLPILESSEKEQIWRLVQRNIDLCKADWDDHEISWNFNGNSLLKTGALTLQEAVKIWSRQVEDRREELRQNEEKINRHFADLYQTGAPVEVGDKALSIAPPEPEKAIKELASYFVGLLFGRYREDHFHEKSVSWCSPCEIASAFSEFLKKRFGEDAVSFAASFLGKGTAEKVLEAYFEKKFFTEHCKLYHKRPIYWQIKSGEKEFVYYHGNVWKAFCQIAENDPKNEIPKSILSSEIPFDRSLGISQNYESYQEILRKIP, from the coding sequence TTGGATAAGAGTGCTGTGCGTGAAGTAGCGCAGAAAGCTAGACAGCAGTTGGAAGAAATGGTTCAAAAAAATCTTTCTGCACTTCATGCCTGCCGCCTTTCGGGGGATGATGCTTTTCGGCGGGACATTCTCCTCAAAGAAGAAGAGCAGCAAGGAACTTTGGCACTTTGCAAAAAAGCTGCTTACCGATTTTTCCGGGAACTGATTGCTGTTCGGTATATGGAACTAAATGGCTATTTGCCATATCGGGTTCTGTCTTCTCAAAAGTCAAATACGGTTGAACCTGATTTTTTGGCGCATTGGCTTTTAACCCATCAAGATACCTTGGATCGGGATGCACTTTTTACCAAGCTGTTTCAAAGGACCTGTCTGTCCCTTGCTTCTCAGATGCCGGATTATTTTCCAGTGCCGGATGAGATGGACTTACTTCTCAGTTTAAGCTATCGAAAAGGCGTTGTCCGAACTTTGTGCGACGGCCTTTCCGAGGAAGAATGGCTGGGACAGGTAGAATTGATCGGTTGGCTTTATCAGTCTTATCACCTACAAGAAAAAAATGCGGCGATTGACCTTTATGCCGGTAAAGTTAAAATGAAAAATTTGACTGCGGCAACACAGTTCTTTACAACGGATTGGGTCGTTCGCTATATGGTCGAAAATTCTCTCGGCAGAGTCTGGCTGGAAGGACACCCGGAAAGCCGTCTGCGAAGGGAGATGCCCTATTATCTTGATCTTCCGGAAGAAACAAAGCGTGCTCCGATGGAACCGAGAGATTTAAAGATTCTGGATCCCTGTATGGGCGGTGGACATATTCTTGTCTATGCCTTTGAACTTTTGCTCAAAATTTATTCGGAATGTGGGGTTCCACCAAAGCGCGCCGCTTCTTTAATTTTGCAGGACAATCTTTATGGATTGGATATTGATGAACGCAGCCGGGAACTGACGGCATTTGCACTTTTAATGAAAGCTCGTTCCTGTGATCCGGATATTTTTGAGAAGGGGGTTACTTTGCATTTTGCGGCGATTCATCACAGTCGTAAAATTGACAAAGAGGCACTTCACTATGCGTCTGGTGGAAATGAAGCTTTATATGATGATTTACAGAAACTGACGGCTGCTTTTTATTATGGCGATCAGTTTGGTTCGATCCTGAATGCCCCAAAAGTGGATCTCAAAGCACTTAAATCCCGCTTTTCGGTGATTCGTGGGGAACAATATCCAGATAATTTGTTTCGTATGGAAGCACAGCGAAAAGCCCTGCAGGAATTGTGGCCGCTTGTTTGCCAAGCTGAGATTATGGGGCAAAAGTACATGTGCGTTGTCACGAATCCTCCTTACCTTAACCATATGGATAAGCCTCTTAGAAATTATGTAGATAAGAATTTCCCGGATTATAATAACGATCTTTTTGCAGTCTTTATGGTACATAATTTTGATTTTTGCAAGGAAGATGGCTATTGCGCATTCATGACGCCGTTTGTCTGGATGTTTATCAAATCTTATGAATCGCTGCGGCGCTTTCTAATTCAGGAAAAAAGTGTTTCCTCTTTGATACAAATGGAATATTCTGCTTTTGAAGAAGCAACCGTTCCACTTTGTTCTTTTGTTTTGCAGAACCAAAAGGAAAAATATCCGGGGATTTATCTGCGCTTGACGGATTATAAAGGTGGCATGGAGGAGCAGAAAAAGCGTGTTCTTTATGATTCTCTCCATCCGGACAGCAAAGATCGTTTCGAGGCGTCTTTAAAAGATTTTAGAGAGATCCCGGGAATGCCGTTTGCCTATTGGGCTGATAGAAATGTTGGCAGGGCCTTTCAGGAGGGTGCCCCTCTTGGAAAAGTTGCACAGATCAGCAACGGACTTTTTACCTGTAATAATCAGCGCTTTTTGAGATTCTGGTATGAGGTAGAGCCGGAAGAAATTGATTTCTGGTGTGAAGATGAGTCTGATTGCCGAATGAGCGGAAAACGCTGGTTTCCTTACAACAAAGGCGGTGCCTTCCGAAAATGGTATGGAAATCAGCTCTATGTAGTGGATTTTGCGGATTTCGGCAGGGATATTTGTGCTTATCGGATTAAAAGCGGGCAGTCTGCGGCCATGCCTGGTAGACAGAACTATTTTCAGCCCAGTCTTTCTTGGTCTTTTGTCAGTTCCAGTACGTTTGGAGTACGGTATTATCCGAAAGGATTTGTTTTTGATATTGCGGGCTCTTCGATTTTTCCGCCAAAAGAGGATCGATTGTATCGCTTAGGATTCCTTAATTCTTCCACAGCATTTCAGATTTTGGGGTTTTTGAATCCGACCCTCAATTATCAGGCTGGGAATCTTGCTCTTTTGCCGATTTTGGAAAGTTCAGAAAAAGAGCAGATTTGGCGACTGGTACAAAGGAATATTGATCTTTGCAAAGCAGACTGGGACGACCATGAAATCAGTTGGAACTTTAATGGAAATTCACTTCTGAAAACAGGCGCGTTGACTTTGCAGGAGGCTGTGAAAATTTGGAGCCGGCAGGTAGAAGACCGCAGAGAAGAACTGCGGCAGAATGAAGAAAAGATTAACCGTCATTTTGCTGATTTGTATCAAACCGGTGCACCGGTCGAGGTGGGAGATAAAGCGCTTTCGATTGCGCCGCCGGAACCGGAAAAGGCAATCAAAGAGCTTGCTTCTTATTTTGTTGGACTATTATTTGGACGTTATAGAGAAGATCATTTTCATGAGAAATCTGTCTCTTGGTGCAGCCCCTGCGAGATTGCATCTGCTTTTTCAGAGTTTCTCAAAAAACGTTTTGGAGAAGATGCGGTTTCTTTTGCCGCTTCATTTTTAGGAAAGGGAACAGCGGAGAAAGTTTTAGAAGCCTACTTCGAAAAAAAATTTTTTACAGAACATTGCAAACTTTATCACAAAAGGCCAATTTATTGGCAGATAAAAAGCGGAGAAAAAGAGTTTGTTTATTATCATGGGAATGTTTGGAAGGCCTTCTGCCAAATTGCAGAGAACGATCCCAAAAATGAGATACCAAAATCGATACTTTCTTCGGAAATCCCTTTTGATCGCAGCCTTGGAATTTCTCAGAATTATGAGTCATATCAAGAGATTTTGCGAAAGATTCCATAA